From the Labrus mixtus chromosome 17, fLabMix1.1, whole genome shotgun sequence genome, one window contains:
- the ark2ca gene encoding E3 ubiquitin-protein ligase ARK2C isoform X2, giving the protein MMFIGVRSNQTTSGPIDGVICHGAHFTRHQHSHATSCRHFHLGAPQAPISAEFPLGNAGQPPQTGLATHLPPAHHPPPPLTALPAAPQFQDVPGPPFLPQALHQQYLIQQQLIEAQHRRILPHSRRTQERIPLNPHRLRSGYDYSPPLHVPQPMTQQQRYLAEGTDWDLSVDAGLPHHQYQLQQLPQHYQHYLASPRMHHFPRNTSSAQVVVHEIRNYPYPQLHLLALQSLNPSRHATAVRESYELLQLEDRLGSVSRGAVQTTIERFTFPHKYKKRKPLHLKIGEEEETDVDEKCTICLSMLEDGEDVRRLPCMHLFHQGCVDQWLATSRKCPICRVDIETQLNPDS; this is encoded by the exons ATGATGTTCATTGGTGTTAgatcaaatcaaacaacatCGGGTCCAATCGATGGCGTCATCTGTCATG GAGCACACTTCACCAGGCATCAGCACAGCCATGCTACCTCCTGCCGACACTTTCACCTGGGCGCTCCCCAGGCACCCATCTCAGCAGAGTTCCCCTTGGGAAATGCCGGCCAGCCGCCTCAGACCGGCCTGGCCACCCACCTGCCTCCGGCGCACCACCCGCCGCCTCCCCTCACTGCCCTGCCCGCAGCTCCTCAGTTCCAGGATGTGCCAGGGCCTCCATTCCTACCTCAGGCCTTACACCAGCAATACCTCATCCAGCAGCAGCTTATCGAAGCGCAGCATCGCAGGATCCTCCCTCACTCCAG AAGGACCCAGGAGCGCATCCCTCTGAACCCTCACAGACTGCGTTCAGGCTACGACTACTCCCCGCCCCTTCATGTTCCTCAGCCAATGACACAGCAGCAGCGGTACCTGGCCGAAGGCACAGACTG gGATCTCAGTGTCGATGCTGGCCTTCCTCACCATCAGTaccagctccagcagctcccGCAGCACTATCAGCATTACCTGGCCTCTCCTCGGATGCATCACTTCCCCAGGAACACATCGTCTGCACAAGTG GTTGTGCATGAAATCAGAAACTACCCATACCCCCAGCTGCACCTGTTGGCACTGCAAAGTCTGAATCCTTCAAGGCACGCCACCGCTGTGCGAGAAAGTTATGAG TTGTTGCAGTTGGAGGACCGGCTTGGGAGTGTCAGTAGAGGAGCTGTTCAGACGACCATAGAGCGGTTCACCTTTCCACACAAATACAAGAAG AGAAAGCCCCTGCATCTGAAgattggagaggaggaggagacagatgtGGATGAGAAGTGTACCATCTGTTTGTCCATGCTGGAGGACGGAGAGGACGTCAG GAGACTACCCTGCATGCACCTCTTCCATCAGGGCTGCGTCGACCAATGGCTGGCCACAAGCAGGAAGTGTCCAATCTGTCGAGTTGACATCGAAACACAGCTGAACCCCGACAGCTGA
- the ark2ca gene encoding E3 ubiquitin-protein ligase ARK2C isoform X3, translating into MVLVHVGYLVLPVFGSVRNRGAHFTRHQHSHATSCRHFHLGAPQAPISAEFPLGNAGQPPQTGLATHLPPAHHPPPPLTALPAAPQFQDVPGPPFLPQALHQQYLIQQQLIEAQHRRILPHSRRTQERIPLNPHRLRSGYDYSPPLHVPQPMTQQQRYLAEGTDWDLSVDAGLPHHQYQLQQLPQHYQHYLASPRMHHFPRNTSSAQVVVHEIRNYPYPQLHLLALQSLNPSRHATAVRESYEELLQLEDRLGSVSRGAVQTTIERFTFPHKYKKRKPLHLKIGEEEETDVDEKCTICLSMLEDGEDVRRLPCMHLFHQGCVDQWLATSRKCPICRVDIETQLNPDS; encoded by the exons ATGGTGTTGGTACACGTTGGATATCTGGTTCTCCCAGTCTTCGGCTCAGTTAGAAATAGAG GAGCACACTTCACCAGGCATCAGCACAGCCATGCTACCTCCTGCCGACACTTTCACCTGGGCGCTCCCCAGGCACCCATCTCAGCAGAGTTCCCCTTGGGAAATGCCGGCCAGCCGCCTCAGACCGGCCTGGCCACCCACCTGCCTCCGGCGCACCACCCGCCGCCTCCCCTCACTGCCCTGCCCGCAGCTCCTCAGTTCCAGGATGTGCCAGGGCCTCCATTCCTACCTCAGGCCTTACACCAGCAATACCTCATCCAGCAGCAGCTTATCGAAGCGCAGCATCGCAGGATCCTCCCTCACTCCAG AAGGACCCAGGAGCGCATCCCTCTGAACCCTCACAGACTGCGTTCAGGCTACGACTACTCCCCGCCCCTTCATGTTCCTCAGCCAATGACACAGCAGCAGCGGTACCTGGCCGAAGGCACAGACTG gGATCTCAGTGTCGATGCTGGCCTTCCTCACCATCAGTaccagctccagcagctcccGCAGCACTATCAGCATTACCTGGCCTCTCCTCGGATGCATCACTTCCCCAGGAACACATCGTCTGCACAAGTG GTTGTGCATGAAATCAGAAACTACCCATACCCCCAGCTGCACCTGTTGGCACTGCAAAGTCTGAATCCTTCAAGGCACGCCACCGCTGTGCGAGAAAGTTATGAG GAGTTGTTGCAGTTGGAGGACCGGCTTGGGAGTGTCAGTAGAGGAGCTGTTCAGACGACCATAGAGCGGTTCACCTTTCCACACAAATACAAGAAG AGAAAGCCCCTGCATCTGAAgattggagaggaggaggagacagatgtGGATGAGAAGTGTACCATCTGTTTGTCCATGCTGGAGGACGGAGAGGACGTCAG GAGACTACCCTGCATGCACCTCTTCCATCAGGGCTGCGTCGACCAATGGCTGGCCACAAGCAGGAAGTGTCCAATCTGTCGAGTTGACATCGAAACACAGCTGAACCCCGACAGCTGA
- the ark2ca gene encoding E3 ubiquitin-protein ligase ARK2C isoform X1, whose protein sequence is MMFIGVRSNQTTSGPIDGVICHGAHFTRHQHSHATSCRHFHLGAPQAPISAEFPLGNAGQPPQTGLATHLPPAHHPPPPLTALPAAPQFQDVPGPPFLPQALHQQYLIQQQLIEAQHRRILPHSRRTQERIPLNPHRLRSGYDYSPPLHVPQPMTQQQRYLAEGTDWDLSVDAGLPHHQYQLQQLPQHYQHYLASPRMHHFPRNTSSAQVVVHEIRNYPYPQLHLLALQSLNPSRHATAVRESYEELLQLEDRLGSVSRGAVQTTIERFTFPHKYKKRKPLHLKIGEEEETDVDEKCTICLSMLEDGEDVRRLPCMHLFHQGCVDQWLATSRKCPICRVDIETQLNPDS, encoded by the exons ATGATGTTCATTGGTGTTAgatcaaatcaaacaacatCGGGTCCAATCGATGGCGTCATCTGTCATG GAGCACACTTCACCAGGCATCAGCACAGCCATGCTACCTCCTGCCGACACTTTCACCTGGGCGCTCCCCAGGCACCCATCTCAGCAGAGTTCCCCTTGGGAAATGCCGGCCAGCCGCCTCAGACCGGCCTGGCCACCCACCTGCCTCCGGCGCACCACCCGCCGCCTCCCCTCACTGCCCTGCCCGCAGCTCCTCAGTTCCAGGATGTGCCAGGGCCTCCATTCCTACCTCAGGCCTTACACCAGCAATACCTCATCCAGCAGCAGCTTATCGAAGCGCAGCATCGCAGGATCCTCCCTCACTCCAG AAGGACCCAGGAGCGCATCCCTCTGAACCCTCACAGACTGCGTTCAGGCTACGACTACTCCCCGCCCCTTCATGTTCCTCAGCCAATGACACAGCAGCAGCGGTACCTGGCCGAAGGCACAGACTG gGATCTCAGTGTCGATGCTGGCCTTCCTCACCATCAGTaccagctccagcagctcccGCAGCACTATCAGCATTACCTGGCCTCTCCTCGGATGCATCACTTCCCCAGGAACACATCGTCTGCACAAGTG GTTGTGCATGAAATCAGAAACTACCCATACCCCCAGCTGCACCTGTTGGCACTGCAAAGTCTGAATCCTTCAAGGCACGCCACCGCTGTGCGAGAAAGTTATGAG GAGTTGTTGCAGTTGGAGGACCGGCTTGGGAGTGTCAGTAGAGGAGCTGTTCAGACGACCATAGAGCGGTTCACCTTTCCACACAAATACAAGAAG AGAAAGCCCCTGCATCTGAAgattggagaggaggaggagacagatgtGGATGAGAAGTGTACCATCTGTTTGTCCATGCTGGAGGACGGAGAGGACGTCAG GAGACTACCCTGCATGCACCTCTTCCATCAGGGCTGCGTCGACCAATGGCTGGCCACAAGCAGGAAGTGTCCAATCTGTCGAGTTGACATCGAAACACAGCTGAACCCCGACAGCTGA